One Desulfobulbus propionicus DSM 2032 DNA segment encodes these proteins:
- a CDS encoding RluA family pseudouridine synthase, giving the protein MSSRSKSCSVNFTGSPVDWYDLVDDDGQADSWQQPAPITTDAEFMVTSGDQGQRLDHYLIRQLPEQSRSAIGKLIGAAHVLVNGQQVKAGYRLHQDEIITVSFPPTPSLDLAPEKIDFSILFEDEHLLVIGKPPGLVVHPACGHGGGTLVHGLLYHCQDLPALDAGRPGIVHRLDKDTSGVMLVAKSERSLRSLMADFKNRKIHKTYHALLLRSPREREGRLVAPIGRHPVDRKKMAIRPDQGKYAATHWRVLESFINGWCLVEIGIETGRTHQIRVHMASLRAPVAGDALYGGRVERGAPIKPPRQMLHASTLRFHHPLTNEEMCLTAPLWADMQDILNLVRTLG; this is encoded by the coding sequence TTGAGCAGCAGATCGAAAAGTTGTTCTGTTAATTTTACCGGGTCACCGGTCGATTGGTATGACCTGGTGGACGACGATGGGCAGGCTGATTCCTGGCAACAGCCGGCGCCGATTACGACAGACGCCGAGTTCATGGTGACCTCCGGCGACCAAGGTCAACGCCTTGATCACTACCTCATCCGCCAGCTTCCCGAGCAGTCACGCTCCGCCATCGGCAAACTCATAGGGGCTGCCCATGTGCTCGTCAACGGGCAGCAGGTGAAGGCTGGGTATCGTCTTCACCAGGATGAAATCATCACCGTTTCCTTCCCGCCTACCCCGTCTCTTGATCTTGCCCCTGAAAAAATCGATTTTTCCATACTGTTTGAAGATGAGCATCTGCTGGTCATCGGTAAACCACCGGGGCTGGTCGTTCATCCGGCCTGCGGCCATGGCGGCGGAACCCTGGTGCATGGGTTGCTCTATCACTGTCAGGATCTCCCCGCATTGGATGCTGGCCGCCCGGGGATTGTCCATCGGTTGGACAAGGACACCTCCGGGGTGATGCTGGTGGCGAAATCGGAGCGGTCGCTTCGTAGCCTGATGGCGGATTTCAAAAACCGGAAGATCCACAAAACCTACCATGCACTGCTGTTGCGTAGCCCCCGGGAACGGGAGGGACGCCTGGTGGCACCCATCGGCAGGCATCCGGTCGATCGAAAAAAAATGGCCATCCGCCCTGACCAGGGCAAGTACGCTGCCACGCACTGGCGCGTTCTCGAATCCTTCATCAATGGCTGGTGCCTGGTCGAAATTGGCATTGAAACCGGCAGGACGCATCAGATCCGTGTTCATATGGCCTCTCTGCGGGCACCGGTTGCCGGAGATGCACTCTATGGGGGCAGGGTGGAACGCGGGGCCCCGATCAAGCCGCCAAGGCAGATGTTGCACGCAAGCACGCTGCGCTTCCATCATCCGCTGACCAACGAGGAGATGTGCCTGACGGCGCCTTTGTGGGCCGATATGCAGGATATCCTCAACCTCGTCCGGACACTCGGCTGA